Genomic window (Phragmites australis chromosome 5, lpPhrAust1.1, whole genome shotgun sequence):
TGCAGCTGCCGCACGACGGCCGGtagaagtccaccaccaccagcgcGCCCGTGGCCTTGGACCGCTCCAGGTGCCGCGCGAACTCCTCGTCGGTCTTGAACTCCGTCACGCAGTCCACCGGGCAGAACTCGTCGTCGTCCTCTTCCACGGAGGGCAGGCCCGGGAGGGACCCGTTCGTGCTCCCGGCCGCTTCTTCTTCGTTGTTGCTCCTCTCCGTCACGGAGGCGGccaggcggcagcggcggctgaGACTGATTCTTTGGAAAGGGACGAGGCAGGTGGTGGGAGGGGAGCGGCAGGCGGCGGTGgtggggaggagggagaaggatgggaagagggggaggaggggggAGGTGATCATGGCTGCATTCTGGTGGCGCGTCCAGGTGTTCTGGATATTGCtgctttggattttttttttatctttctccTTTAGAAAAGATTTTTCTATTGTGGTtgagagaagagaaaaaggtGTGTTTAGTGGCTGGGATTTATTTACAATCATTCCATAAATCTTTGACATTTCTTCTTCAcctatttcttttgagaaaagaTATTAAGAGTgtgtcggagtattgagtaagaatATCCTAGCTAACGGATCTCACAAGTAATATGACGATCTGTGGGGGGTATTTTCTGAAGCCTAGCTCATCGTGCAATCAGGTCAAGACTCACACGACCAGCGCGAGGCTTACGCAATCAACCTCCTTGCGATATAATGTGATCACACGACCAGCCCTTGCTAGTTACGAGACGTCCCTACCTAACCTATCTaaatcgtatttattgatatctactcaagtatttttcttcccgaGACATCTCCTTCAGCAAACAAAGTTGTGACCGGCGTAGATGGACATCACCCCATCTCGTAGCATTACTTGCTATGGAGTGGGGTGTTGCGGACCGACTTGTTGCCACACAATAGATGGGGTAGGGTCTACAGAACGATcaggcaagtggacgagttTGTAGGTGGACTCATAGAAAGTTGGGACAGAACGGCTTGGCAGATAAGCTTGTGGTGCAGGTGAGAGGACATACAGGGCTATCAAGGTAAGGTAAGAGTGGAGGCGTCCAAGAGGATGAGACAGGCCCCGTAGTACCACCAGCGCAAGATGCATCACACGCTCCGCATGATGATGGTCTGAGAAAAGTATATCTAGCTAGGTATGGATCAGCAGAAAAGaacccacttgtaagttctcattctcttgtatataaagaggagaatgAGTCTAGCATTTAGAGAGAAACTCATATGTAACTagttcacaaacactgataataaaatacacaggacgtagggttgttattcTTCGAGATGCCTGAACCTAAATAACATATATGTTCTCGAGTTCATCGCAAACACATGCACACCACAACCGTTGTTCACACGCTCATCAACCGGTACACCCCAAAATCATTGCTAGGGACTATCTCTCGACCGCCTTGACCGATTTAGCCCAGTTatagcttatgaacctcccaCGCGAGTCGGTTCGCTCCTGGGAGGATCTATGCGACCAGTTTGTCTCCAACTTTCAAGGGACCTATGCCGGACTCGGGGTCGAAGATGACCTGTACCAAGTCAGGCAGCGACAAGGTGAGTCATTGCGAGACTTCATCCAATGCTTCACCGAGCGccgaaacaccattccaaggatcatggGTGAATCCATGGTCATAGCATTTAAGAGAGGGGTTAGAGAGCAAAAGATGGTTGAGAAGCTGACCACCAAGGAAATCCGAAGTATACTACTGAGCTTTTTGAGCTCACAGACAAGTGCGCATGGGCCACCAAGGCCCGAGACCATCAGATTGACACCAGGTCGCGATCGACCTCTGACAAGCCCGCCTCCTCCAAAGGGGTTGgccggaaggagaaaaagaagaacaaacgcaAGGAAGGACCGTCCGACGTCATGGTGGTCGAGCAGACCGGCCAACCGCATCAGCGCTTCGAGAAAAAAGAAGGGAAGAAGGGTCGTGGCTACTACCTGATCCACCACACAAATGCCCACGACCTGACCGAGTGTAAGGTCGTACGGGGTATCATGAACAAGGAGCTTGGAGAGCATAAATCCAGGCACAACACTGACCAATCGGCACTAGGGTACCAGCAGGCtcatcacatggtccaccacataTTCGTGAGCGCCGCGACATATTCCTCGAACaggaatacaagtcggtggtccgggAAGTGTGGGCGACCATGCTAGGCATAAGCCCacgtctgaagtggtcggaggtgccCCTTACCTTCAGTCAGGCCGACCACTCCACGAGTGTCAATCGACCTGGTCGCTACCCTATTGTGGTTGAACTCACCATTCAAAACATCCGACTGGGTCGCATActgatcgatggagggagctccatcaaccttcTCTTCGTCGACGTGCTAGACGCCCTGCAAATCCCAAGGAGGGCGTCGAAACCATCTCCCTCCCCCTTCTTTAGGATTACCCAGGCTCTCCGGCTAAGCCCTTGGGGCAGGTTGAGCTGCTCCATCACTTTTGGCTCGCCAAGTAACTTCAGGAccaaaaaaatcctatttgatGTGGCGTACTTCAGAACCGCTTATAACACGATCCTGGGGCGACCAACGATGGCCCAATTCATGGATGTCGCCCACTACGCGTATGaggcgatcaagatccctagTCCAACCGGGGCCATTACCATCTTTGGCAGCGCAAAGACGGCCCtacactgcgacaagaggagcctcgacatggtcgagctaactcccgGGTCGTAGCCAGAGAATTCTACGCCTAGTGTTCGCCCAGTGAAGGTTCATGTTGTCGCGAGCCAGGACGAGTGGCTTAAGAAGTATGCCTTGACAATTCTGACCCGACTAGAACGGTCCAGATAGGAGCCGgtctggaccccaaataggaactcgcgctcatcactttcctccaggtGAACGCGGgcgtcttttcatggagtctgtctgatatgcccggagtcaAAAGGACATGATCGAGCACAAATTATCAATTCACTACCAGTCAAACAAAAAGCACGTCGATTTGCAGTCGACTGAAAGGAAGCACTTTGTAAGGAGAtcaacaagctcctagaagcaagcttcatccaagaaatacagtacccagaatggctggctaacccagtcatggtttGAAAAAATAATGTTAAGTGGAGGAAGTGCGTTGACTTCATCGACCTCAATAAAACGTGCCTGAAAGATCTCTTCTCTCTACCCTGGATCGACTAGCTTGTTGAATCAACCAATGGCAGCGAtcttctaagcttcttagatgcccgttcagggtaccaccagattatcatgtatagggaagatgaggagaagactacTTTTGTGACATCCTTCGGGGTCTTCTGCTATGTacaaatgccttttggtttaaaaagcaccggtgccacttaccagcgtTGTATTCAGTTCATTCTCTGACCACAGCTCGGTAGAAACGTCGAggcgtatgttgatgatgtggtcataAAGAGTAGAACCATGGACGACCTGGTCGCAGGCCTCTAAGAAACGTTCGATAACCTTCGGAAGTACCGTATGAAGCTAAACCTTGAGAAATGCATGTTTGGAGTctcatcagggaagttgcttgGGTTCCTTGTTTCCAATCGAGGAATAGAGacaaaccctgacaagatcaaaGCCATCAACCGGATGAAATCCCCGACCAGGCTAAAAGAATTCCAAAAACTAATAAGATGTGTGGCAGCTTTGAGCAGGTTTATCTCAAGGCTGAGAGAAATGGGGCTTCCGCTCTTCAAGCTACTGAAGAAGAGCGACCACTTTCGGTAGACCCCAGAAGTGGAAACAACCCTCCAAGATTTAAAAAATgtacctctcctctcctcttgtACTTACTGCACCTCGACCagatgaggagctcttgctctatgttacAGCTACCCCACAGGTCACGAGCGTGACACTGGTTGTCGAGTGAGAAGGTCTTCAACGACCAATGTACtacgtcagtgaggtcctacacgacGCGAAGGCTCGGTACTCATAGAATTAAAAGCTGCTATACACCATTCTAATGGCCTATCGCAAGGtcagacactactttcaggccTACAAAATCAAGATAATCTTCTCTCTCctgattagagaaattctccaaaACAGGAATGCAACAGGAAGAACAGTAAAGTGGGCAGTAAGCTCAGGGAGTTCGATCTCCAGTTCGTCCCCTaaacggctatcaagtcccagacGCTGGTCGATTTTTGTGATcgagtggtcgtcctttgagcccgaGCAGGTACAACGACCGGAGGCAGACGAGCActagaccatgcactttgatggatTGTTCACACTGAAGGGAGATGGGGCTAGAGTGGTCCTGGCCTTACCAACTGACGACCTCCTCGGGCActtagttcaattatatttttttagccactaataatattgcagaatacgagggcctcttgtctggaatacgagcagcctccacacttgaGATTAAATGCCTGTTAGTGATAGGGAAATTGCTATTGGTTGTTAACCAAGTGCTTAAGGAGTTTCAATGCTCTAATCTgacaatggcggcatacctcaCCAAAGTGAGAAGACTGGAGTGATGTTTTTTCGGTTTCaaagtcaagcacgtccctcgcaaggacaacttcctagccaaTGAGCTGGCccttctagcttcttctcgcaaACCTGTCCCGGTCAGAATCTTTGAAggactcacacgaccatccaccgcggtctcgggccaaggtgaaggggatgctccactTGGTAATagcgcaccagaggcaacatctttggaggcaatgcctccttcgGTGCCATCGACCTCAGGTGGTCATCATGTGGTTGCCCTGCTCGATTCAGTACGAtctagatggatcagatctcgaaCTACCTTCATAATCGAgcaatccctgacgatgatgcgttaGTAGAAAAGGTCTCACGGCAAGCCCGCAGATACTatctggtagagggacgcctttaccATCAGGGAAGCGacgaccttttactgaaatgcatcactcaagaagaggggagcacagtgctctcttgtatccatggaggcatatgtggtagccacgtgTACCGTGCTTTGGTCAAAAAAGCATTCtagcaaggattttattggcctaatgccctctaggatgcttgcgagctggtgaaatggtGTGAGTCATGTCAGTAACATTACTGACATACTAACCTACTagcccaagcactgcaaattataccactctcttggcctttcactgtctgggggctcgatatcgtggggccattccctaaagccctgGGTGATTTTGAATTCTTATTCATGGCAATCgataaattcaccaagtggatagaggctgaGCCTGTCAGGAAGATCACTGCCACAGTAAcaattaagttcatacgggggTTGGTAGTGCGATTTGGCAGTCCAAATCACATAATTATAAACAACTAGACTTGGTTCGCCAGTAGGCTTTCCAGGACTACTGTGAAGAGATCAGGACCAAAGTTTGCTATGCGTCGGTGGCACACCCACAGAGCAACAGACGAATCAAAatggcaaatgggatgatactgaaAGGGATCGAAACCCGGGTCTTTGATCGACTTAAAATCTATTCAAGATGCTGGATGGATGAACTACCCACAATACTCTAGTCGCTACGAATGACTCCCAGTAGGACTACGGccaaaacccctttcttccttgtttttggcACAGAGGCAATGCTTCCCTTCGAGATCGTCTTTCAATCGCCCTAAGTGGCCAACTACTCGAACGACGACCAAGTGGCACGGC
Coding sequences:
- the LOC133919129 gene encoding thioredoxin-like 4, chloroplastic; the encoded protein is MITSPLLPLFPSFSLLPTTAACRSPPTTCLVPFQRISLSRRCRLAASVTERSNNEEEAAGSTNGSLPGLPSVEEDDDEFCPVDCVTEFKTDEEFARHLERSKATGALVVVDFYRPSCGSCKYVEKGFMRLCKGSGDDGSPVVFLKHNVIDEYDEQSEVADRLRIKIVPLFHFYKDGMLVESFATRDKERIIAAIRKYTSPEAEEELKE